One stretch of Candidatus Binatia bacterium DNA includes these proteins:
- the bioB gene encoding biotin synthase encodes MILAEPPTTHSKYGEIATQVLAGKEVDRAAARLVLRAPVEELADLLWAAFRVREYFFGRRVKLCQLRNARSGLCPEDCHYCSQSAVSTAAIPRYRLESVAELLNGARRAVAAGATRYCMVTSGRGPSEVDIARFSEAARAIKQEFPRLELCVSLGLLDREQARTLKEAGIDYVNHNLNTSRRHYPAICSTHSFDDRIATVRAVQEAGLRTCCGGIVGLGESEDDLIDLAFDLRALRVDSLPVNFLHPIEGTPLAGHNELDPAKCLRALCLMRFVRPDAEIRVAGGRELHLGSWQALALYPANSLFVDGYLTTPGDAAEKVQRLVASLGFEVEA; translated from the coding sequence ATGATTTTAGCGGAGCCCCCGACAACCCATAGCAAGTATGGCGAGATCGCCACTCAGGTGCTCGCCGGAAAAGAGGTGGACCGTGCCGCGGCTCGTTTAGTTTTGCGAGCCCCGGTAGAGGAGCTTGCCGACCTTTTGTGGGCAGCCTTTCGAGTGCGGGAATATTTCTTTGGGCGGCGAGTGAAATTGTGCCAGTTGCGCAACGCGCGCAGCGGCCTTTGTCCCGAAGATTGTCACTACTGCTCTCAGTCTGCTGTCTCGACGGCAGCAATCCCTCGTTACCGGCTCGAATCCGTCGCGGAACTCTTGAACGGTGCGCGGCGCGCGGTGGCAGCCGGAGCCACGCGGTATTGCATGGTCACGAGCGGTCGCGGTCCGAGCGAAGTAGATATTGCGCGCTTTTCCGAAGCCGCGCGTGCAATCAAACAGGAGTTCCCCCGACTGGAGCTGTGCGTGTCTCTCGGCCTGCTCGACCGCGAGCAGGCTCGCACCCTCAAAGAAGCAGGCATTGACTACGTCAACCACAATCTCAACACGAGCCGGCGTCATTACCCAGCCATTTGCAGCACTCACTCCTTCGACGACCGCATTGCTACGGTGCGGGCCGTGCAAGAGGCGGGATTACGAACGTGCTGCGGGGGCATCGTCGGTCTCGGCGAAAGCGAGGACGACTTGATCGACCTCGCGTTCGATTTGCGCGCGCTGCGAGTGGACTCTCTTCCGGTGAACTTTCTGCACCCAATCGAGGGGACACCGCTCGCGGGCCACAACGAACTCGACCCCGCCAAATGCTTGCGAGCACTGTGCCTCATGCGGTTCGTGCGCCCCGACGCGGAAATCCGCGTTGCCGGTGGCCGCGAATTGCACCTCGGATCCTGGCAAGCGCTGGCGCTTTACCCGGCAAACTCTCTGTTCGTGGACGGGTATTTGACCACACCGGGTGACGCCGCGGAGAAGGTGCAGCGCTTGGTGGCGAGCCTCGGCTTCGAAGTCGAGGCTTAA
- a CDS encoding cobalamin-binding protein encodes MRVVSLVPGATETVFALGRGSCLVGVSHECDFPPEAKMLPVVTHPRVAAAGASYEIDQQVRAAVAAGEPLYDIDAELLRALSPELVLAQDRCEVCALPAHTVEQLVQRLGFPVTVVRLHAHDLESLLADIQRIARALRCASQGEELAGKMRAEIAAVARTVQRARYRPRVLCLEWLDPPMVAGNWMPALVECAGGQAVLSRAGEESRSTSWSSIAQAGPEVVVLMPCGFTMERTMAEVERLRSHAEWPSLPAVRHGRVYVVDGNAYFNRPGPRIVDSLRILAGLVQPGLCARWLPPGTWERIEP; translated from the coding sequence ATGCGGGTTGTGTCTTTGGTGCCTGGGGCAACGGAGACGGTGTTTGCCTTGGGCCGAGGCTCATGCCTGGTGGGGGTTTCGCACGAATGCGATTTCCCCCCGGAAGCGAAAATGCTGCCTGTAGTGACTCACCCGCGCGTGGCAGCCGCTGGAGCCTCGTATGAGATTGACCAACAAGTGCGCGCGGCCGTCGCTGCCGGGGAGCCGCTGTACGACATCGATGCGGAACTGCTGCGCGCACTTTCTCCGGAACTCGTGCTGGCGCAAGATCGCTGCGAAGTCTGTGCGTTGCCGGCGCACACGGTCGAGCAGTTGGTGCAACGACTGGGCTTTCCCGTCACTGTCGTACGTCTCCACGCTCACGACCTGGAAAGTCTCTTGGCGGACATCCAAAGGATCGCCCGAGCGTTAAGGTGCGCATCCCAGGGCGAGGAACTGGCCGGGAAAATGCGTGCGGAAATTGCTGCCGTCGCCCGAACCGTGCAGCGGGCACGGTATCGTCCGCGGGTACTGTGCCTAGAATGGCTCGACCCGCCGATGGTGGCGGGTAACTGGATGCCTGCGCTCGTCGAATGTGCGGGCGGGCAGGCAGTGCTGAGTCGTGCTGGCGAAGAGAGCCGTTCCACGAGCTGGAGCAGCATTGCCCAAGCCGGGCCGGAGGTCGTCGTGCTCATGCCCTGCGGGTTTACGATGGAGCGCACCATGGCCGAGGTGGAGCGGTTGCGTTCCCACGCGGAATGGCCTTCGTTGCCGGCAGTGCGACACGGGCGCGTGTACGTCGTAGACGGCAACGCATATTTCAACCGCCCGGGACCGCGGATTGTGGACAGCCTGCGCATTCTTGCGGGTCTGGTGCAGCCGGGCTTGTGCGCTCGCTGGCTACCGCCAGGAACTTGGGAGCGGATCGAGCCGTGA
- the lys1 gene encoding saccharopine dehydrogenase, with amino-acid sequence MAALTALRNGTKRYRMEPRGITVFGATGYTGRLVVPELVARGVRPMVAGRNAQKLAALAREHGGLATFVADVSRPDSLAAMAARSRVIVNCAGPFVDLGEPVVDAAIAAGAHYLDTTGEQPFIRAVQQRDEKARAAGIAVVPAHAFEIALSDCGAAILARGYRDVASIEIAYATRFHASQGTKRSILRMLAAEAYGHEEGRLVSRPPGSYRRTFDLPEDWGRLEGVSFPSAEILTIPRHIRTRTVRTYLALPRWAAVAASWVVPAARLLAKTPLSYIGERWLGSGTSGPSPAVRAQDRFLILIEIRGVRGGQARREALAITGRDPYGVTAALAAQGALRMLSESYDRRGVLAPAQAFEPEAVLADGSAFDVQWKKLSEPT; translated from the coding sequence ATGGCTGCCTTGACAGCGCTCCGCAATGGGACGAAACGCTACCGCATGGAGCCACGTGGAATCACCGTGTTCGGGGCCACAGGGTACACGGGACGATTAGTCGTTCCAGAGCTGGTTGCGCGGGGTGTACGACCCATGGTGGCCGGTCGCAATGCCCAGAAGCTTGCGGCCCTGGCGCGGGAACACGGTGGCCTGGCCACTTTCGTGGCTGATGTGTCGCGGCCGGACTCGCTCGCAGCCATGGCCGCACGGAGCCGCGTGATCGTAAACTGTGCCGGACCTTTTGTGGATTTGGGAGAGCCGGTCGTGGATGCGGCCATCGCTGCCGGGGCGCACTACTTGGACACCACAGGGGAACAGCCGTTCATCCGTGCGGTACAGCAGCGAGACGAGAAAGCGCGCGCGGCTGGAATTGCGGTAGTTCCCGCTCACGCGTTTGAAATCGCATTGTCCGATTGCGGGGCCGCTATTTTGGCACGCGGATACCGCGATGTCGCGTCCATCGAGATCGCTTACGCCACTCGTTTTCACGCCAGTCAGGGGACGAAGCGCTCCATCTTGCGCATGCTGGCCGCAGAGGCATACGGCCACGAGGAGGGCCGACTCGTTTCACGCCCGCCGGGCTCGTACCGCCGAACCTTCGACTTGCCGGAAGACTGGGGAAGATTGGAGGGAGTGAGCTTCCCGAGCGCAGAAATTCTGACGATACCCCGCCATATTCGTACGCGGACGGTCCGCACGTACTTAGCCCTGCCCCGCTGGGCTGCGGTGGCGGCGTCGTGGGTCGTGCCCGCGGCCCGCCTGCTGGCCAAAACGCCTCTTTCGTACATCGGAGAGCGATGGCTGGGCAGCGGTACCTCGGGGCCGTCTCCCGCCGTGCGCGCACAAGATCGCTTCTTGATTTTGATCGAAATTCGCGGCGTGCGCGGCGGGCAAGCCCGCCGAGAAGCTCTCGCGATCACCGGGCGGGATCCTTACGGAGTCACTGCGGCGCTGGCAGCCCAGGGCGCCTTGCGCATGCTCTCTGAAAGCTACGACCGGCGTGGCGTGCTCGCCCCCGCGCAAGCCTTCGAGCCAGAAGCCGTGCTCGCGGATGGCTCGGCCTTCGACGTGCAGTGGAAGAAGCTTTCTGAGCCGACTTAA